The nucleotide sequence AGACCAGTTAGAAATGGTAGGTTGCACATTTAAGTAGATGCGGAATGCCTGCTGTAGGCGATCAGCTGTTTCACGCATTTCTAAACAGCGGGGAGCTGAGGTTCTTGCTAAGAAATCTTCTATTAACCGCATACCCATATTATAGCCTATACGTTCTAACTGTTTATTTACATCTTCAACATTCTCGAAATCACGCAACATTTGCGTTACTAGCGCACCATAGGTGAGCGTTAAGAACTCGGCATTCTGCAGATTAtagattatttattattagtattaataGCATGTGGCATGGATAGCGGATAGTCTTCATCTTCTTAAAATCCGTTATTGGAGTATTAATCTTAATGTTCTAAGAACTTAAATCTCATAACtggtattattatttatacaagttaataatttttattttattggcgTTATGGTTATACTAGGAGTTGGTGCTGGTATTGGCGTTTGATGTGGGGCGATCAACTTTGGTGGAGCCCGGACAGTTATGCGTGATTGTACAGTTTGCATTTGTGACTCGCAATTACCGGAACCAGATCCACCCATTTCACCTTTTCCCTGTGCCGAATGGAAACGTCCACCTTCTCCTCGTACCCGATTCATTGCGTGACGGTGACGAGACTCATGCAAATATTTGGAACGTTCCTTTGGTATACGAGATTCCAATTTTGCACGAGCTTGTCGTCGTATTAGTATCCTTTTATATTGTTTAGCGTTAACATAAAGAGGTTCTTCTTCCGATTCTCCTTTACTTGAGTCTTCTTCTACTTGTGCTACCGCTGAAGCGGCCTCGTTTGAGTTACTGTTTGGATTCGTGGAAGAAGTAGCTTGCTGTGCTGATACTGTTGTGGCAGCTTGAGGTACAGCAACTGTTGTAGTTCctggctgtggcatcataatGATTTGTTGCCCTACAGATGGGCCATTATGGGAGGGACCTTGCGGATGTGAAGCAGCGATTTGCATTATTTGACCGTTTATGTTTATAAGTTGTGGCTGAGATGTGGCTTGAGCAGTTGCTGTATTCGGATCTAGCGTTAATGAAGTTGCTGGAGGTTGGTAAAATAGTGTTTGGCCATCGGGCAATTGGAGGAGCTGCATGGCCTGTGCGGATTGCGGTGGCTGTTGCAACATTATTTGGCCCGTTTGCAGAGGAATAAGTCCagttgctgttgctgtcgcTCCGCTTGCCGCTTGAGTCTGCTGTTGTGGCACTTGCCCGATAATTATTTGTGCTCCACCAGCGGTCATCATAGGGAtcagttgtatttttttctggtctgaaaagttttttttattttgtgcaaGTACAGCGACGGTTCCTGTAGTCTTCTCGGTTTTAAATTTATCGTTAGATAAAATGTTATTTACATCCATTCACCTTTATTGTGgcgtgaaattaatttttgtttcttttaattacTGCAAAATCGAATGGAAATTGAGCGAAACTTCGATAGTGACTATCCGCTATCATATAAACCATTTGTCCTTCAGCATAAACTTACCACTTTTTTAGCGTCGAAACGTGAAGCTTGTCGAGacataataatattataaacttCCCACTTTCCAACAGGAGAATCGTACAAAATTTTTAGcgaaattgtatttttgctaACAAAATGTAAAAGGTGAAAAAATTTGACTGATAGAGTGTTGAGTTTCTGTAGATAATCGAAAAATGTAAACTTACACGGGGTTTTCACCAAATCAGTGttgccaatattttattaaaataacaaaaatttgtcTTATATATTAACCTTTACATATAAGCCGTTACTTAATGTATGCTACAACTAAAAgcaaaggtttaaaaataaaagaatcaaaaccaaaaattcaaaaaaacgcTTAAGGTTTTACGCTTACCATTTCACCACAAATTCAAAAACAGTACCACAAGTTTACTGAAAAAACCTAATGTGCCAAATATAGAATTTAGCACTTTATTTATATCGATTTTGACCACCGATTACGTCACTACAGCAATTAAATAAGTCTTAGTTTTCAAGATTCTTGTGTGTGAATATTCAGTAACTGTCTTGGTAAATATTGTGATTTCAAGatttctgatttttattttaaacaaaataatgaatGTGAAGGCGTGTCAAATTGTGAAACcacg is from Anastrepha ludens isolate Willacy chromosome 4, idAnaLude1.1, whole genome shotgun sequence and encodes:
- the LOC128860845 gene encoding trafficking protein particle complex subunit 3-like isoform X2; this translates as MSRQASRFDAKKVNAEFLTLTYGALVTQMLRDFENVEDVNKQLERIGYNMGMRLIEDFLARTSAPRCLEMRETADRLQQAFRIYLNVQPTISNWSASSDEFSLVFETNPLTEFVELPQDLTNLRYSSILSGCIRGALEMVQLDVQCWFVQDQLKGDNVTELRIKFVRRLEDAIPAGED
- the LOC128860845 gene encoding nuclear transcription factor Y subunit alpha-like isoform X1; protein product: MDVNNILSNDKFKTEKTTGTVAVLAQNKKNFSDQKKIQLIPMMTAGGAQIIIGQVPQQQTQAASGATATATGLIPLQTGQIMLQQPPQSAQAMQLLQLPDGQTLFYQPPATSLTLDPNTATAQATSQPQLININGQIMQIAASHPQGPSHNGPSVGQQIIMMPQPGTTTVAVPQAATTVSAQQATSSTNPNSNSNEAASAVAQVEEDSSKGESEEEPLYVNAKQYKRILIRRQARAKLESRIPKERSKYLHESRHRHAMNRVRGEGGRFHSAQGKGEMGGSGSGNCESQMQTVQSRITVRAPPKLIAPHQTPIPAPTPSITITPIK